A single window of Dermacentor albipictus isolate Rhodes 1998 colony chromosome 1, USDA_Dalb.pri_finalv2, whole genome shotgun sequence DNA harbors:
- the LOC139049136 gene encoding uncharacterized protein: protein MSFLALQCGGGRFQRFPRILRATGKERTSAEKAAIFLHVAGQEAIDVFNTFRLTSAQAEDYDVIVRKFEEYCAPQQNETFERYVFRMRLQNEGEPFEQFLRDVQLKAQSCNFGDLKNSMVRDQLVCGTRDKKLRNRLLREKDLTLEKAIDFCKAAEAATSQARVWEQAETAQVIGAVEGKLDRPARSKTLRRCNFCGSCHPPRKCPAWGKRCVVCRKLNHFAAGCRAKRSVQEVECPEEKSEDDFEILDVHIRRR from the exons ATGTCCTTCTTGGCACTGCAGTGTGGTGGTGGCCGTTTCCAAAGGTTTCCGAGGATCCTGCGTG CCACGGGAAAGGAACGTACCAGCGCGGAGAAGGCTGCCATTTTTTTACATGTGGCCGGCCAGGAGGCCATTGATGTCTTCAACACTTTTCGACTTACGTCTGCCCAAGCGGAGGACTACGATGTGATAGTGCGCAAGTTCGAAGAGTACTGCGCACCACAACAGAATGAAACATTTGAGCGATACGTCTTCCGCATGCGACTCCAGAATGAAGGTGAGCCATTTGAACAGTTCTTGCGGGACGTGCAGCTCAAGGCGCAGTCGTGTAACTTTGGCGATCTCAAAAACTCCATGGTGCGTGATCAGTTAGTCTGTGGAACTCGGGACAAAAAGTTGCGCAACAGGCTGCTGCGCGAGAAGGACTTGACACTCGAGAAAGCCATTGATTTCTGCAAAGCGGCGgaggctgccacgagccaggcGCGAGTATGGGAGCAGGCAGAGACGGCACAGGTGATCGGCGCAGTGGAAGGAAAGTTAGACAGGCCGGCTCGGAGCAAGACTTTGCGGCGGTGCAACTTCTGCGGCAGCTGTCACCCGCCGCGAAAATGTCCGGCATGGGGAAAGAGGTGCGTGGTGTGCCGAAAACTGAACCACTTCGCGGCGGGCTGCAGAGCGAAGAGAAGCGTTCAAGAAGTTGAGTGCCCTGAAGAAAAGTCGGAAGATGATTTTGAAATATTAGACGTGCATATTAGACGTCGCTAG